The Neovison vison isolate M4711 chromosome 5, ASM_NN_V1, whole genome shotgun sequence genome includes a region encoding these proteins:
- the DHRS7B gene encoding dehydrogenase/reductase SDR family member 7B isoform X1, with product MVTEAARKSLLKVKIMDFITSMAILPLLFGCVGVFGLFKLLQRVRMKAYLRNAVVVITGATSGLGRECARVFYAAGAKLVLCGRNQEALEELTKELSASLATQVQTHKPYTVTFDLTDPGAIVAATAEILQCFGHVDVLINNAGISYRGTIVDTTTDVDKKVMETNYFGPIALTKALLPSMIKRRQGHVVAISSIQGKISIPFRSAYAASKHATQAFFDCLRAEMEQYEIEVTVISPGYIHTNLSLNAVTADGSTYGVMDKSTAQGRSPAEVARDVLAAVGKKKKDVILGDLLPSLAIYLRTLAPGLFFSLMASRARKERKSKTS from the exons GAAGAGTCTGCTCAAGGTGAAGATCATGGACTTCATTACGTCTATGGCCATCCTGCCCCTGCTGTTTGGCTGTGTGGGAGTCTTCGGCCTCTTCAAGCTGCTGCAGCGGGTGCGCATGAAGGCCTACCTCCGGAACGCTGTGGTGGTCATTACCGGCGCTACCTCGGGCCTGGGGCGAG aATGTGCCAGAGTCTTCTATGCTGCGGGTGCTAAGCTGGTGCTCTGCGGCCGAAACCAGGAGGCCCTCGAGGAGCTCACCAAAGAACTTTCTGCTTCTCTGGCCACCCAG GTGCAGACACACAAGCCTTACACAGTGACCTTTGACCTCACGGACCCTGGGGCCATCGTCGCTGCGACAGCTGAGATCCTGCAGTGCTTTGGCCACGTGGACGTGCTCATCAACAATGCAGGCATCAGCTACAGAGGCACCATCGTGGACACTACCACGGACGTGGATAAGAAAGTCATGGAGACAAACTACTTTGGCCCAATTGCTCTAACGAAGG CACTCCTGCCCTCCATGATCAAAAGGCGACAAGGCCATGTTGTGGCGATCAGCAGCATCCAGGGCAAAATCAGCATTCCTTTCCGATCAGCAT ATGCGGCTTCCAAACATGCAACCCAGGCCTTCTTTGACTGTCTTCGTGCCGAGATGGAGCAGTATGAGATCGAGGTGACGGTCATCAGCCCTGGCTACATCCACACCAACCTGTCTCTCAATGCTGTCACTGCTGATGGGTCCACATATGGAG TCATGGACAAGAGCACGGCCCAGGGCCGAAGCCCTGCAGAGGTGGCCCGAGATGTTCTGGCTGCcgtggggaagaaaaagaaagatgtgatCCTGGGCGACCTGTTGCCGTCCTTGGCCATTTATCTGCGAACTCTGGCTCCTGGGCTCTTCTTCAGCCTCATGGCTTCCAGGGCCAGAAAGGAGCGCAAGTCCAAGACCTCCTAG
- the DHRS7B gene encoding dehydrogenase/reductase SDR family member 7B isoform X2, translating to MDFITSMAILPLLFGCVGVFGLFKLLQRVRMKAYLRNAVVVITGATSGLGRECARVFYAAGAKLVLCGRNQEALEELTKELSASLATQVQTHKPYTVTFDLTDPGAIVAATAEILQCFGHVDVLINNAGISYRGTIVDTTTDVDKKVMETNYFGPIALTKALLPSMIKRRQGHVVAISSIQGKISIPFRSAYAASKHATQAFFDCLRAEMEQYEIEVTVISPGYIHTNLSLNAVTADGSTYGVMDKSTAQGRSPAEVARDVLAAVGKKKKDVILGDLLPSLAIYLRTLAPGLFFSLMASRARKERKSKTS from the exons ATGGACTTCATTACGTCTATGGCCATCCTGCCCCTGCTGTTTGGCTGTGTGGGAGTCTTCGGCCTCTTCAAGCTGCTGCAGCGGGTGCGCATGAAGGCCTACCTCCGGAACGCTGTGGTGGTCATTACCGGCGCTACCTCGGGCCTGGGGCGAG aATGTGCCAGAGTCTTCTATGCTGCGGGTGCTAAGCTGGTGCTCTGCGGCCGAAACCAGGAGGCCCTCGAGGAGCTCACCAAAGAACTTTCTGCTTCTCTGGCCACCCAG GTGCAGACACACAAGCCTTACACAGTGACCTTTGACCTCACGGACCCTGGGGCCATCGTCGCTGCGACAGCTGAGATCCTGCAGTGCTTTGGCCACGTGGACGTGCTCATCAACAATGCAGGCATCAGCTACAGAGGCACCATCGTGGACACTACCACGGACGTGGATAAGAAAGTCATGGAGACAAACTACTTTGGCCCAATTGCTCTAACGAAGG CACTCCTGCCCTCCATGATCAAAAGGCGACAAGGCCATGTTGTGGCGATCAGCAGCATCCAGGGCAAAATCAGCATTCCTTTCCGATCAGCAT ATGCGGCTTCCAAACATGCAACCCAGGCCTTCTTTGACTGTCTTCGTGCCGAGATGGAGCAGTATGAGATCGAGGTGACGGTCATCAGCCCTGGCTACATCCACACCAACCTGTCTCTCAATGCTGTCACTGCTGATGGGTCCACATATGGAG TCATGGACAAGAGCACGGCCCAGGGCCGAAGCCCTGCAGAGGTGGCCCGAGATGTTCTGGCTGCcgtggggaagaaaaagaaagatgtgatCCTGGGCGACCTGTTGCCGTCCTTGGCCATTTATCTGCGAACTCTGGCTCCTGGGCTCTTCTTCAGCCTCATGGCTTCCAGGGCCAGAAAGGAGCGCAAGTCCAAGACCTCCTAG